The segment ACCGGATATTGTGCTGCTCGATATGGTGATGCCGGAAATGGACGGAATCGAAGTCTGCCAGGCTCTGAAAGCCGATGAATCCACTGCCGATATTCCAGTGATTTTTGTCACCAGCATGAGCGACTCCGCTAACGAAGAACGGGGCCTGGAAGCCGGCGCGGTGGATTACATCAGCAAGCCTATCAGCCCGCCGATCGTGAAGGCGCGAGTAAAAATCCATATCCAGAATTATCTGAGCAAGCGGTTTCTCGAAAATCTGCTTTCATCCCAGACCACCAGTCTCGATGAAGCCAAGGAAGAGGCAAAATCCCTGCTGGTTTTTGTCTGACCTGCTGGTTTTTATCCGAGCAGTTGCTATCGATCAGGCTCCGGCTTCAATCATCTGGTCAATGTACTGAACGAAGCTGCTACGGTAACCGGATTTGCTCTTGTTCCAGAATTGCTTGATGCGCAGTACCGAAATTGCTGCCTGCAGGCGCCGACCCCAAGCCTCGAAATATTCCGGGTCCAGCTTCTTCTTCTGGTATTGCACAAAAACCAGTTCGTTCAGTTCAAACAGCGCCGAAAGATAGCCTTCGAATTTCAGTGTCTCCAGGGGAGTCAGGCTTTCGTTCATGGCGGCCTTCATGCGGATCTCGGCCAGTTCTCCGTTGTAGGATTCGGCTCGAAACTGGATGGCTAATTCCATCACAGAATGGATGCTGGCATCGCGCGTTTCCGCTGCGGTGTGCCGCATCTGCAGGGCCAGGTAAATCAACGAAATAAAAACCCCGATCGAGCCGAGAAAATCTCCCAGTGCTCCCAGTGCGTCCCAATTAAAAGATTCCATGTATTGCTTCTCTGCACCTGTGTTGTGTTTTTGTAAAGGCCGGGTGGCTGTAGGATCAGATCATACACGGAGACGTTGAACAAGTTCTTACTGCCCGCTGTCTGAAACTACCCAGCCCGCAACCGGATTATTCAGCAAGCGTTTTCGCACTCGGGGCTGTACTGGACGGCGATCGGGCTCGGGCCGGTACTGGTACCGGCGGAAACCTTGTGCCTGGGTTGCCCCGCCTGCTCGGGCACCGCAAAAACCCTCTGTATTGCAGGGCTTTGGCTCGGTAAGCGTGCAGACCAGGCAATAATAATCTGCTAGAATCCCGCCTCTTTTTATACCGCCAGGATTTTTGCGGCCAGGAATAGATTCTCCGGACTTTTAAGGGAGGATCGGATTGCGGCCCGGTACCTGGCCTCCGTTCCCCATCGAATGGCGCAGCAAGGTTGAGTTATGGATTTGGTTGAAGAAAAACTGGACGAGCATCACCTGGATGAGACCAAGGTGATGGACGTAGTGGTGCGGTTTGCCGGTGATTCAGGTGATGGCATGCAGCTGACTGGTGCCAATTTCACCCAGGCCACTGCGCTGTATGGCAATGACCTGTCGACCTTTCCGGATTTTCCCGCTGAAATCCGGGCCCCTGCCGGCGCGACGTTTGGCGTTTCAGCCTTCCAGATTTATTTTGGCTCCAATGACATCACTACAGCCGGTGACGCGATTGACGTGCTGGTGGCGATGAACCCGGCCGCGCTGGTCACCAATCTGCCAACTCTTATTGATGGCGGTCTGGTAATCATTGATACCGGCGCTTTTACCGAGAAAAACCTCGCCAAAGCCAAATATCAGGCTAATCCCCTGGAAGACGGCTCTCTGAATGAGTACCGGGTACTGGCCATCGACATATCCAAGCATGTACTGGCAGCCGTTGAGCCCTATAACCTCGGCCATAAGGCGGCACTGCGTTGCAAGAACATGTGGACGCTGGGGCTGGTCATGTGGCTTTTCGATCGGGACCGGTCGGCCACTATCGAGGGATTGAAAAAGAAGTTCGCCCGGCAACCGGAAATCGCCGAAGCCAATATAGCCGCACTCAATGCCGGGCACGCCTTTGGCGAAACCGCCGAGCTGCCCTCTGGTATCCATGTTTACAAGATTCCTCCGGCGAAAGTGCCGCCAGGCACGTACCGGAATATCACCGGCACCACGGCGCTGGCCTGGGGGCTGATCGCTGCCAGTGAGCTGGCTGAAATCGATATACTGTTTGCCTCCTACCCCATTACGCCGGCGTCCAATCTGTTGCATGAGTTGGCTAACAGGAAGAATTTTCGGGTCAGTACTTTTCAGGCTGAAGATGAGATTGCCGCCGCCTGCGCCGCGATAGGTGCCTCTTTTGCCGGTAATCTGGGCGTGACTTCCAGTGCCGGCCCCGGCATTGCGCTTAAAGCGGAAAGTATCGCCCTGGCGGCGGCTACGGAACTCCCCCTGGTAGTTGTCAACACCCAGCGTGGAGGACCCTCAACCGGTCTGCCTACCAAGACCGAGCAGTCTGATCTGAACATGGCCCTGGCCGGTCGCCATGGAGATACGCCAATCGCGGTTATCGCCGCCAGCAGCCCCACGGACTGTTTCGATGTGGCGATCGAGGCAGCGCGCCTGGCCATCAAATACATGACACCGGTCATGCTGCTGTCGGACGGGTACCTGGCCAATGCGGCCGAGCCATGGCAAATACCCGACGTGGACTCGTTGACGCCGTTTCCTGTCAAATTTCAGCAGCCGGTGGAGGATTTCCGGCCTTCGCAGCGGGATGCAGTTTCCCTGGCGCGGGTCTGGCCCAGGCCGGGAACGCCCGGTCTGGAGCACCGGATCGGCGGTATCGAGCGCAGCTATGACACCGGGGATATCTCATACGACCCGGCCAATCACCAGAAAATGACTGATCTGCGGCAGGCCAAAATCCAGGGTATTGCCGAGGATATCCCGCTGCAGCAGGTAAACCTGGGCGGGTCGACCGGCAGGCTCGCGGTGGTTGGCTGGGGTTCCACTTACGGCGCTATTCACCAGGCGGTAAAACGCTGCCGTGCAGAAGGCCTGGATGTGGCTCACATCCACGTGCGTTATCTCAGCCCACTGCCGAAGAACCTCGGCGAGTTGTTGAAAGGATACGAACGGGTACTGATACCTGAAATGAATACCGGGCAGTTGATCTCGCTGATTCGTTCCGAATACCTGCTGGATGCGCAAGGCATCAATAAAGTATCGGGACAACCGTTCAAAATAGGTGAAATCATGGCAGCCATCCACCAGGAATTCGCGGAGACTAGGTAACTGAAATGAACCAGGCATTACCCAAACTCACACTGAAGGATTATTCGACTGATCAGGAAGTTCGCTGGTGTCCGGGTTGTGGAGATTATGCAATCCTGAAAACCGTGCAAAAGCTGATGCCGGAACTCGGTGCGCCGAAAGAAAACCAGGTTTTCGTTTCCGGTATCGGCTGCTCTTCCCGGTTTCCCTATTACATGAATACTTACGGATTCCACACCATACATGGTCGGGCTCCGGCTATCGCCTCCGGCGTGAAGCTTGCCAATCCCGAACTTGATGTCTGGGTGGTTACCGGTGATGGAGACGGTTTCAGTATCGGTGGCAATCATATGCTGCATGTATTGCGGCGTAATATTGATCTGCAGATTCTGTTGTTCAACAACGAAATTTACGGGCTCACCAAGGGGCAGTATTCCCCTACATCAAAGAAAGGCACCAGGTCTCCTTCTTCGCCTGCCGGGTCGATAGATCTGCCGTTGTCACCCTGTGAAGTCGCGCTGGCGGCGGGAGCGACTTTCGTCGCGCGGTCCATTGATACCGAAGCCAGGCATCTGACTTCCTGTATCCGACGCAGTTACGAACACAAAGGCGCCTCGTTCGTGGAGATCCTGCAGAACTGCCCGATTTATAACGATGGTGTGTTTGACAAAGTCAAAGATAAGAAGAGCGCGGCTGATAGCCGGATCGCAGTGGAACATGGCAAACCCCTTATTTTCGGGACGGAGCGTGACAAGGGTATTCGTCTCAACAACCGGACGCTGAACCTGGAAGTGGTAGAACTGGGCAGGGGCGGTATCGACGAGGATGATCTGCTGGTACACGACGAAGGCAGCAAGGTCATCGCCCAGTTGTTGAGCACCATGGGCGGTCCGGATTTTCCAGTGGCGGTCGGCGTACTCTACAGTGCGCGCAAAGACAGTTACGTGGAAGATGTCAGGGAACACCAGGACGCCATCCGCAGCCGAGAGCGAGGCGATCTCAAACAGCTGCTGCACAGTGGTAATACCTGGACCGTGGGCTGAGCAGACGCCCGGTTCCACCGCCGTATACAGCAAATTAAAGATTTGCTACGCTGCTGGCTGTCAGGAATTCCGGGAGCGCACTTGAACCTCCGAGTAATTGTTGCGGTGTGAAGCAGCATTTTGAGGTTTACCAGGTTACGCCCCGGGCAGTTCTGCTCGGAGATAATTATGGCAAACAAAAAAAACGAATCGCCGGCCAACCCTTCGCGACGTAACCTGCTCAAGAGCGCCGGACTTGTCGGTGCTGCCGTTGCTGGCAGTGGCGCCGCCGCCCAGGCGGTAACAGGTCAGGCTCCGGGGCGACCCGAGGCACAGCCGCGCAGTCGGGAAGCCCTGGAAGTCTTAACCGCTGCCGAGGCTGAGACCCTGGAGGCAATCACCGATCGCATTCTGCCCTCGGATGAAAACGGTCCCGGCGCCAGGGAGGCCAGGGCAGTCCACTATATTGATCGATCCCTGGCCTCTGATAATGCCTCGGCCCGGGGCAACTACGCCGCCGGCCTGGCGGCCGTCGACGACTACGCCCGTAAACTGCATGGACACCCCTTTCATGTGCTGTCGCCAGAGTTGCAGGACACGGTTCTGCTCACTGTCATCCAGGGGCAGGTGCCCGGGTTCAATCCCAGTGGCGGCGGGTTCTTCAACATGGTCAGAAGTCACACCCTCGAGGGGACTTTCAGCGATCCTTATTACGGTGGCAACCAGGATTTCATCGGCTGGGACATGCTGCGCTATCCGGGGGTCAGAATTGGTGTTTCAGAAAACGATGTGGCGCTGGGAGGCAATCTGGCACCGGCCCACCAGTCGGCCTATGACATTCCGACATTTACCAAGGTGATCGCATCGACGGGGAGGCGCGGCAATGGCAATTAATCTACCCAGGACCGATGTCGTGGTGGTTGGTCTCGGCGCGGCCGGCGGTGTGGGTGTACTGCCGCTGACACAGGCCGGTCTCAAAGTGATTGGTCTGGAAGCCGGTGGCTGGTTGAGCTCCCGAGATTTTGCACCCGACGAACTGCGTAATAATAAGCGTAACTGGCCCCAGACGGTTCAGAAAGCGGCGCAGGAAGCGCCCACAGTACGCGCGTACTCGAACACTACGGCAAAGCAGGGAGGACACCCGATGATGAATGCCGTCGGGGGTACCAGCATGCACTACTGGGCCCAGAGCTGGCGGCTGAACCCCTGGGATTTCAAGGTGGTCAGCGAGACTACTCGTCGTTATGGCGCATCCCGCCTTCCTGCCAATTCCACAGTGGAAGACTGGCCGCTGGATTACAACGAGCTGGAACCCTATTACGATATTGTGGAACGAACGGTGGGGATTTCCGGTAAGGCGGGCAATATCCAGGGGCAGATCGATAAGCGTGGAAACATTTTCGAGGGCCCCCGGCAGCGCGAATACCCGATGAAGGCGTTACGCAGTTCGCCATTTACCGAATTGATGACTGGCGCGGCGCGGCGCCTGAGTTTGAATCCCTTTCAGGGACCGGCGGCGATCGCTACCGAACCCTATGATGGCCGGTCTCCCTGTCTTTACCATGGATTCTGCAACAAGGGCGGCTGTCACGTGCAGGCGAAGAGCTCAACGGCGTTCACCACGGTGCCGAAAGCGATGGAAACTGGCAACCTCGAGGTTGTCACCCATGCTCGCGTAACCAAGGTGGTGGTCAGTAATGGCAAGGTTACCGGCGTTGAATACCTACGAGGTAACGAGTTTTATTTTCAACCGGCTGATGTGGTTTTTCTCGCCAGTTATGCGTACGAGAATACACGTCTTCTGTTGCTATCCAAATCGCGGGAATTCCCCAATGGAGTAGCCAATAACAGCGGGCAGGTGGGGCGCCACTACATGAGTCATCACCAGGGTGCCCCGGTCACCGCGCTGTTTCCTCATGATCTGAAGAACTGGTATGGGTTGCCGGCCCAGGGTGTGGCGGTCGACGAGTGGGCGGACGATAATTTCGATCATGCCGCAGTGGACTTTATCGGCGGTGCCAATCTCTGGGTGCACACCGATCGACGACCCATGACGGCAGCAAACATGAGTACTTTTAATCTGGTACCTCGAAACTGGGGTTCGGAATGGAAGAAATTCATCATGGAGAACGCCGACCGGACCAACAGCTCCTATATTCAGAAGACCACCCTGCCTTACGAGCACAATTACCTTGATCTTGACCCGGCGGTCAAGGATCCGCTGGGCTTGCCGGTGACACGTATCACCGCCCGGTATGGCGAAAATGAGCTGAAAATTGCCGAGTATGCGCAGGATAAAATGGAGCAGTGGTACCGGGAAGCCGGCGCCATCCGGGTTGTTCGCAGCGGTCTTGGCAGCGTGATGGGCGCCAGTACACACGCCTATGGCGGCACGCGGATGGGGGACAACCCGGAAACCAATGTGACTGACAGGTGGGGATTTACCCACGAAGTACCCAACCTTGGTATCCTCGGTGCTTCCGTCATGGGGACCAGTGGTTCGCGTAATCCGACGCTGACTGCCCAGGCACTGGCCTGGCGAACGGCTGAGCACCTGGTGCGCAACTGGCGGTCCATTACATCCTGATCAGGGCGCCCGCTGGGCGAGGATAAGCTCTGCCCATGGCGTTAGCACCGGCAAATCATCGATTCGGCCTGACGTTTATCATCCTGGTTGTGCTGATCGATGCTATCGGCTTCGGCATTATCCTGCCGGTAATGCCCAGTCTGATCATCGGGCTCACCGGCGTCACGCTGTCCGAGGCCTCGCGCCTCGGTGGCTGGCTGCTGTTCACCTATGCGGCAATGCAGTTTTTTTTCGCGCCGGTGATGGGGAACCTAAGTGACCGATTCGGGCGCCGGCCGGTCCTGTTGTTCGCCCTGCTGGCGCTGGGGCTGGATTACCTGTTGATGGCCTTTGCTCCCACCATTGGCTGGCTGTTTCTGGGGCGTCTCATTGCCGGCATCACCGGGTCTACCTTTTCCATTGCCTATGCCTACGTCACCGATACCACGGACGTTGAGAAACGGGCGCAGGCATTTGGCCTGGTGGGTGCGGCGTTTGGCGGCGGGTTTATTCTTGGGCCGGTTATCGGGGGCCTGATGGGCGAATTTGGTGACCGCATTCCGTTTTATGCGGCGGCCGTCCTGGCGCTTATCAATGTGGTGTATGGTTACCTGGTGCTGGGTGAGTCGCTGGCCAGGGAAAATCGTCGTCCTTTTGAACTGAGGCGGGCCAACCCGCTGGGCGCGTTGTTACAGATGCGCAGATTTCCTCTGGTCTCAGGCCTGGCCACGGCCTATGTCCTGTACATGCTGGGACACAATGCGCTGCCGTCCACCTGGACCTACTTTACGATCGAAAAATTTTCCTGGTCGGAGGCCCAGATCGGACTGTCGCTGGGATTTGCCGGCATCTTCATGATTCTGATCCAGGCTGGCCTCATTCGCTGGGCGATTCCCACCTTTGGCGCATTCCGGGCCGGCGTTTTCGGCATGCTGGCTGTCATGCTGGGATTCTGCGGCTATGCCCTGGCGCAGTCCGGCTGGCAGCTGTACCCCTTTCTGGCCATAGCCTCGATCTCTGGCTTTGTCGGGCCCTCTTTCCAGGTCATCCTGACCAATGAGGTGCCTGCCAATGCCCAGGGTGAGCTGCAGGGGGCGCTCAGCAGTATCACCAGCCTGACTTCGATAGTCGGGCCGGTTATGATGACGCAACTGTTCGCCCGTTTCACAGCGGAATCCGCAGGTTTTTACTTTCCCGGTGTTTCTTTCCTGGCCGCGGCACTGTTGACTGGCATTTGTCTGTTGATATTCAGCTCGGTGGTTTTGAAGCATGATTTAACCAGGCTGGGGTGTCGGCAGAAAGCGCCACCTGACCGGCCCTGAAGACTGTCCCGGTTACTTTGCCGGGTTCGGAGAGGGAGCCCAACTTTCTGATTTAGAAAGATAAAAAATCAGAATGCCGGCTTTCGCCAGAGGCTTCAGCGGGCGCTGTTTTGGCTTGACAGGCCCCGGGCTTAGTGGTTACATCGTCCCTCCGCCTTAACAAGAATCTGAAGAACTTCTAGAAGGGTTTAACTATGAAAATAAAAGGGCTGCTCGTAGCAATCGCAGTTGTAGTTGCCGGGTGTTCCCCGGCGGAGCAGGAGTCTGTGCTGGTCACCCGGCAGGCTTCCAACGTCGTACACGCCGCCGAAGCTGGTAGTAACATTCCCCGCACTCCAAGCGGCAAGCCGGACCTGAACGGTATCTGGCAGGCCCTTATGAATGCCAACGATAACCTGGAACCGGCTGCTCCGAAAGCGGCGTACCAACTGGTGCCAGGTGATTTCGTCCCGGTGCCGGCCCCGGAGATTGTTGCCATGGGGGCTGTCGGTGCTGTCCCTGCGAGTTTCGGGGTGGTGGAAGGTGGCACTATCCCTTACAAGCCTGAAGCGCTGGCGCGGCGTAATGAGAACCGTGACAACTGGTTGACCCGCGATCCGGAAATCAAGTGCTACATGCCGGGTGTGCCCAGGGCTAACTACATGCCGCATCCGTTTCAGATCTTTCAGAGTGATAGCGCCTTTTTTATGGCCTACTCGTTTGCCGGTGCCGTGCGCAACGTGTTCCTGGCAGATCCTGGTCCCGCACCACTGGATTCCTGGATGGGGCAGTCCTACGGATACTGGGATGGCGATACGTTCGTAGTGGAAGTAACCGGCCTCGACGACCGCACCTGGTTTGACCGGGCAGGTAACTACCACTCTTATGAGTTGAAAGTTATCGAGCGCTACACCATGGTTGATGAAAACGTCATCGAGTACGAGGCGACCATGGAAGATCCTCAGGTGTTCGAGCGGCCCTGGAGCATTAAACTGCCACTTTACCGCCGCCTCGAAGAGGGCTACGAACTGCCACAATTCAAGTGTGTCGAGTTTGTTGAAGAGTTGATGTACGGACAATACCGCAAAGGCGGGGAATTTGAGCAACGCCTGCGCGAGGAAATGGCCGAGGAACAGAATCAGTAAGCTGAATCGAAACTGAATAAAGACCCGCGGTAAGAGCAATTTTGGTAATTACGCGGGTCTTTATATACAATGTTTTGTATCTGGTCGCAAAGAGCTTCCACCGCTACTTGAAGTGGTGTAAAACTGGCCTTATATCTATCGTAGAGTTATTGTGAGGGTTGATCAGAACCGGCTTTGGCAGTGCTGGTTTTAAAAAACCTCTTCGTAACCCTCAGTAGTTTCAGTAAATTGACCAGTTTTTGTTAGCGAATTTTTGTTAATTTTTATTTGATAATAGAGACGAAAAGTCTTTCCAACGGGCAAGCCGGATATCTGA is part of the Gammaproteobacteria bacterium genome and harbors:
- a CDS encoding 2-oxoacid:ferredoxin oxidoreductase subunit beta → MNQALPKLTLKDYSTDQEVRWCPGCGDYAILKTVQKLMPELGAPKENQVFVSGIGCSSRFPYYMNTYGFHTIHGRAPAIASGVKLANPELDVWVVTGDGDGFSIGGNHMLHVLRRNIDLQILLFNNEIYGLTKGQYSPTSKKGTRSPSSPAGSIDLPLSPCEVALAAGATFVARSIDTEARHLTSCIRRSYEHKGASFVEILQNCPIYNDGVFDKVKDKKSAADSRIAVEHGKPLIFGTERDKGIRLNNRTLNLEVVELGRGGIDEDDLLVHDEGSKVIAQLLSTMGGPDFPVAVGVLYSARKDSYVEDVREHQDAIRSRERGDLKQLLHSGNTWTVG
- a CDS encoding 2-oxoacid:acceptor oxidoreductase subunit alpha encodes the protein MDLVEEKLDEHHLDETKVMDVVVRFAGDSGDGMQLTGANFTQATALYGNDLSTFPDFPAEIRAPAGATFGVSAFQIYFGSNDITTAGDAIDVLVAMNPAALVTNLPTLIDGGLVIIDTGAFTEKNLAKAKYQANPLEDGSLNEYRVLAIDISKHVLAAVEPYNLGHKAALRCKNMWTLGLVMWLFDRDRSATIEGLKKKFARQPEIAEANIAALNAGHAFGETAELPSGIHVYKIPPAKVPPGTYRNITGTTALAWGLIAASELAEIDILFASYPITPASNLLHELANRKNFRVSTFQAEDEIAAACAAIGASFAGNLGVTSSAGPGIALKAESIALAAATELPLVVVNTQRGGPSTGLPTKTEQSDLNMALAGRHGDTPIAVIAASSPTDCFDVAIEAARLAIKYMTPVMLLSDGYLANAAEPWQIPDVDSLTPFPVKFQQPVEDFRPSQRDAVSLARVWPRPGTPGLEHRIGGIERSYDTGDISYDPANHQKMTDLRQAKIQGIAEDIPLQQVNLGGSTGRLAVVGWGSTYGAIHQAVKRCRAEGLDVAHIHVRYLSPLPKNLGELLKGYERVLIPEMNTGQLISLIRSEYLLDAQGINKVSGQPFKIGEIMAAIHQEFAETR
- a CDS encoding TCR/Tet family MFS transporter, whose product is MALAPANHRFGLTFIILVVLIDAIGFGIILPVMPSLIIGLTGVTLSEASRLGGWLLFTYAAMQFFFAPVMGNLSDRFGRRPVLLFALLALGLDYLLMAFAPTIGWLFLGRLIAGITGSTFSIAYAYVTDTTDVEKRAQAFGLVGAAFGGGFILGPVIGGLMGEFGDRIPFYAAAVLALINVVYGYLVLGESLARENRRPFELRRANPLGALLQMRRFPLVSGLATAYVLYMLGHNALPSTWTYFTIEKFSWSEAQIGLSLGFAGIFMILIQAGLIRWAIPTFGAFRAGVFGMLAVMLGFCGYALAQSGWQLYPFLAIASISGFVGPSFQVILTNEVPANAQGELQGALSSITSLTSIVGPVMMTQLFARFTAESAGFYFPGVSFLAAALLTGICLLIFSSVVLKHDLTRLGCRQKAPPDRP
- a CDS encoding gluconate 2-dehydrogenase subunit 3 family protein, with protein sequence MANKKNESPANPSRRNLLKSAGLVGAAVAGSGAAAQAVTGQAPGRPEAQPRSREALEVLTAAEAETLEAITDRILPSDENGPGAREARAVHYIDRSLASDNASARGNYAAGLAAVDDYARKLHGHPFHVLSPELQDTVLLTVIQGQVPGFNPSGGGFFNMVRSHTLEGTFSDPYYGGNQDFIGWDMLRYPGVRIGVSENDVALGGNLAPAHQSAYDIPTFTKVIASTGRRGNGN
- a CDS encoding response regulator, with protein sequence MELPSSGKNRVLIVDDEPGNIKILSNVLAGDYVMSVATNGKQALEIARVQSPDIVLLDMVMPEMDGIEVCQALKADESTADIPVIFVTSMSDSANEERGLEAGAVDYISKPISPPIVKARVKIHIQNYLSKRFLENLLSSQTTSLDEAKEEAKSLLVFV
- a CDS encoding GMC family oxidoreductase, whose protein sequence is MAINLPRTDVVVVGLGAAGGVGVLPLTQAGLKVIGLEAGGWLSSRDFAPDELRNNKRNWPQTVQKAAQEAPTVRAYSNTTAKQGGHPMMNAVGGTSMHYWAQSWRLNPWDFKVVSETTRRYGASRLPANSTVEDWPLDYNELEPYYDIVERTVGISGKAGNIQGQIDKRGNIFEGPRQREYPMKALRSSPFTELMTGAARRLSLNPFQGPAAIATEPYDGRSPCLYHGFCNKGGCHVQAKSSTAFTTVPKAMETGNLEVVTHARVTKVVVSNGKVTGVEYLRGNEFYFQPADVVFLASYAYENTRLLLLSKSREFPNGVANNSGQVGRHYMSHHQGAPVTALFPHDLKNWYGLPAQGVAVDEWADDNFDHAAVDFIGGANLWVHTDRRPMTAANMSTFNLVPRNWGSEWKKFIMENADRTNSSYIQKTTLPYEHNYLDLDPAVKDPLGLPVTRITARYGENELKIAEYAQDKMEQWYREAGAIRVVRSGLGSVMGASTHAYGGTRMGDNPETNVTDRWGFTHEVPNLGILGASVMGTSGSRNPTLTAQALAWRTAEHLVRNWRSITS